The segment TCGGTGCGCGCTCCTTCAATGCCTACATAAAGGCCAGGCGCCAGGCCAATCAGGAAATGCATGTCGCCATGGCCAGCCTGAATTGGCGCCCTTGGGTCGAAGAAGCTCTCGCCGCTCGCGCATCGGACAGCTACGCTGCCTTGCGCGCAATGCCCAAACTCAGCCGAATGCCGTGCCTGGCCAATAATCAGGTCGAGCTGTTGATTGATGGCAAGCGCACCTTCGAGGCGGTGTTCGAAGCCATCGAGAAAGCGACGCGCGTTGTACTGGTGCAGTTTTTCATCATCCATGACGATGAACTTGGGCGGGCCTTGCAACAGATACTGCTGCGCAAGGCGGCCGAAGGCGTTCAGGTGTTTGTGCTTTATGACGGTGTCGGCAGCCATTCCCTGCCCCGCCGCTACAGCCAGCGGCTTCGTGCAGGAGGTGTGCAGATACATGCATTCGCTACCCGTCGAGGCTTGTTCAATCGCCTCCAAGTCAACTTTCGCAATCATCGCAAGATCGTCGTGGTTGATGGCTTGGTCGGCTTTGTGGGTGGTCACAATGTCGGCGACGAGTACCTGGGCGCTAACCCCAAGCTTTCCCCCTGGCGTGATACTCATATGCAAATCAGTGGGCCAGTGCTAGCGTGCCTGCAGGAATCGTTCGCTGAAGATTGGTACTGGGTAACTCGGCAGTTGCCTCCCCTGATCCTCCAGGACAACTATCCGGATGACGGCGTTCTGTGCCAGGCATTGGCCAGTGGCCCTGCAGACTCCAAGGAAACCTGCTCGCTGTTCTTTCTGGAGGCTATCCACTCGGCCAAGCATCGCGTCTGGGTAACGAGCCCGTATTTCGTTCCCGATGAAGCGGTATTCGCTGCCCTGCGGCTAGCAGCCCTACGCGGGGTAGATGTGCGTGTCCTGATTCCGTCTCGACCAGACCACAAGATCGTGTACGCCGCCTCCAGCCTGTTCGCATTCGAAGCGGTACGCGCCGGTGTACGCATGTTCCGCTATCAG is part of the Pseudomonas parafulva genome and harbors:
- the cls gene encoding cardiolipin synthase translates to MDYHSPLFFGYLLGVIHLLGIIAALHALFTVRTAQGAIAWAMPLFFIPYLTLIPYLIFGARSFNAYIKARRQANQEMHVAMASLNWRPWVEEALAARASDSYAALRAMPKLSRMPCLANNQVELLIDGKRTFEAVFEAIEKATRVVLVQFFIIHDDELGRALQQILLRKAAEGVQVFVLYDGVGSHSLPRRYSQRLRAGGVQIHAFATRRGLFNRLQVNFRNHRKIVVVDGLVGFVGGHNVGDEYLGANPKLSPWRDTHMQISGPVLACLQESFAEDWYWVTRQLPPLILQDNYPDDGVLCQALASGPADSKETCSLFFLEAIHSAKHRVWVTSPYFVPDEAVFAALRLAALRGVDVRVLIPSRPDHKIVYAASSLFAFEAVRAGVRMFRYQPGFLHQKVVLVDDDISAVGSANLDNRSFRLNFEITLLTIDKAFADTVERMLNEDFANAREITVEETEATHRLQQVGMRIARLISPVL